From the genome of Poecilia reticulata strain Guanapo linkage group LG22, Guppy_female_1.0+MT, whole genome shotgun sequence:
ttgttgtaattttgtgttATATAACTAAGAAGTTGAACTAAGCTGAATAAATTTAcacctaaaaatgtttttatgtttggtaaCATataaagaacacataacacaaaaagcagctgaaaaaatacattagaaaaTTAAAGAATCATAACATATGAACTCAACGAAACCTGTTAGTTACGAATCTTTGGGGTATTTTGGATTCGAATGAGTTAACATGGTTCACCCTGCAGTATTCATTTCTCTCGCTAGATGGCGAGCTTGTATTTGCTTTGTTCGGTTTGCTCCATAAAGGAAGCCGGTCCttctgcagccaatcagattacAGGACAGGGAGACGCAGGTTTCCGGCCTAACAAACGTCAACAGAGGAGAAGCGGTTACTCTCAGAGGCAGTTGTTCGTTAGCCTCTCACGGTTCAGCTTTTATATCCCGTAAGTAGTTCTGTTGATTTAGAGTGAACTTTAGACAGAAGTGTTTAGCTTACCGAGTGCACTTTGTAAAGAAACCCTTTTGGGTCAACCGGGTGCGGCGAATGCTAACTGTGGGTTCCTAATGCTAGCCTAGCCACCCGGCTGTTCGTACTTTCTACCAACGGTTGAAATAATTATCGCAACGAACACTTTTTTCTAGTGAATATCCTTTTCTGGCACCACCGAAAGCGACTCACGTTAGAATATATCATCACTAATGAAAATATTAACcgtgtataaatatatatttttaaattaattttctaaaaaatacaatgaaattacttctgttgtatttttttccctgctaAGTGACTTGGTCTCTGGTAAAGTGGGGAGATAAAATAAGGTCATAATGTTCTGCAGCACATggaacataataataatttaaataataataatagtttttattcCCAACTATTGCTAGGACTgttaggaataaaaaaaaatgtaaactgccTTACAAAATCTTCTGAATTTCTACTGAGATAACTTAACACATGATAACTAATGCGTTAAAATAGGTGGAAATAAGGAtgaatatgtacattttttattttttttatttgtataatgtttttgtataaaatttaaaaaataataaagtatttaacttttttgtaacttggttattttattcaaattatgtATGTTTATGAGCActgaaaaaaatagacaaagttCTTGCATAggtcttattttgtttttttttaatgcctaggtaatgtttgaaataaaacttcacatttaaacagtttttttgttttgtataaatACTGTAATTACTTAAATTTGCCCCATTTGGAAAACGTTTCAATGGGTTAATGAAACATTAGAAAGataattttaactgaaaacactagtaacagtttttttcttattaatttgtttgaatttgacCTCAGTGAGTTTTGTGTTTACTACCAGGAATTGGCATTCGCAGCAACATGGCATCTGTTtactgagctgctgcttcttcagaCGATACTTGCACAAAGATTTGGTTTGCAACGAATGAGGCTGACACACcgtcaccatggaaacagaGACAGTAAGATTATGCTGCTGTGGGAAAGTTGTGCAGAAAGCAGGTATACACGATGAGGAGAGGTCaggagtgtttttatttatttttaattctgcagGAAATGATTCCCATCTGGCAGAATAAGCCCCACGGAGCCGCCCGCAGCGTCGTCAGGAGGATAGGCTCCACTCTTCCTCTAAAGCCTCCACAGAGGGCGTGTTTTCAGGTACGCTTCACATCTGGAGTTGCactggttttttgtttttttgctttttttgttgttgttttttttagtccacCTTGATATTTCTCCAATATTTTTTGATAACTGGATGTTCCCAGAATATGTGCGTATTGTCTTCGATTTCCCCACGTTTTCTCCAACAACATGCAGTCGACGGTTCCTTTGCAAATTAGAAATAATAAGAGGGGGTGTAAAAAATGCCTAACTTTCAATTTCCAATCAAATTCTTCCCATATTGGATCCTCTATCAGGATTGACTTTATATGCCAAATATTCTGCGTAATATCAGGTCAGAGCctcttttattaattaaaaacttgttttagttaatatttttttactgtaatagAACTAAAATATTGTCCTATATTATTGGGATGTTTGTTGATTCTGTGTTCTGCTGTTCTTAACCAATAAATCCACTTCTGGATGAGTTAAAATGGCGCGTCTTGCTCCACCAGGAGCTGCCCGGTCTGCCCTCGCTCCGTCCGCTCGACGGCCCGTCGGTTCCGACCCTGGCTGACATCGCCTGGATCGTCGCAGACGAGGAGGAGACGTACGCCAGAGTCAGGTCCGAAATCCAAATCTGGTTCTGAGAAACCAgcataaaagtacaaaatccttgaaaattaaaagttttcaaGGTTTAGAAAGTGATcgatttctgtataaagtccttgaaagtgcttAATATTCAAACTACACAGTTTTGCAATAAAGTAGAatctaatgtttgattaaaagcccaaattaatcattttaccGTTGAAGccagatatttttacacacttAATAAAAAGACATACGCATTTTGATTCCTCCATTTCTGAACTTAAATCAGACTTAACGTTTCTTATTTTAGGTCAGTTACCAAAATTATTGATATTTGCTAAATGAGAGAAAACTtaagaactttttttatttaattttgaatatttaataatcCTAATGGATAAAAGAGTTATTGATTTGTTCAATTGAAATACAagttggattattttttattgttgttaagtttgtgtttttgttctcagaccAGTCAGGTGTGcagagtgaaacattttaaaatgtaaaactttagtTTACCTCATTCCTGCTGTAGAAAACCATCATGCAGCAGTAATAAGTTATATATAACAGTGAAGTTAAGCTGTCggtttttttagattattttgtaTTGTTCTACTCTCCGAAGTGCGGTGATGGAAAAGTTTGAAGACTTATCTTGAAAATGGTTGAAAAGtgtttgaattttactgtgtagaaagtagggctgttgtaaacgattattttagcaatcgagtaatctatagatttttcttacgattaatcgagtaatcggataaaaacaattatgaaataaaatattggtaaatcttccataacaccagtgttactatcggatatcaacatcagtctattttttccacattttttctaccagttacttttttgtagaccgggggagcaatacgggatatttacggctcctccgttcagaaactcatctaccagccatgttccgcctcccgtttgttcagaccgggatgatatcagtttattgtgcggttcgtccgtaaagctgctcttaccctgtaagcatcaaccctcagccgcccgccgtgttcagtctctccgctcacctgtagaaatcctcctcagcttcttcccgccgttcaaccagcagctccggagcagaaaggctgccgaactcccggcatcgcgccggtcattttaaggatgtttattggtcccacaaaaacgatgaaacccggaattatcaccaatcagtaaaatccccgcgggccgaacttgaagattggacgttatgccgctaacacgtagcttccgtcaacaactcagaggcggaagtcagagctccgcgcaacgcaRataatgttccggctgaaacacggtgcgctaaatgataaaacataaattaacgaagcttcgaggcaggtcaattttcctcgaagaattttaataatcgaggtactcgaatcactcgaggaatcgtttcagccctagtagAAAGTTTATAAACCCTGATATTGTGACAGTAAAGTTATATTTAATCACACTCTACCTGAAACTTTTTGCCAaccaaatgttaattttttgaAGGAGTGTACATGGGATGTAAAACACATTAAGACAAACGTGccttcagctgctttttaaaagtaaccaCCGTTCTCTGCAGAAGCGACTCGCGGCCCCTCAAACACGAGTGGCGGCCCACGCCGCTCCTCGTTCTGCACAGGAACTCGTCCGTGCCGAACTTCCGGCGGGAGGGGAAGCGGATGGAGGGTCTGAGGAAGCCGGGCGTGACGGCGCTGAACCGAACCACGGcgctgcaggaggagctgagCCGCCTCAGAGCGCAGATTGCCAAGATCGTCGCCAGCGACTCGGGTCAGTAACTCCAGAACAGAGTTATTATAgttaaataaaaccagcaaaataacaaaaactgaaactgagataacatttttgtgaaatttaatgaataaaaactgtaattaatgtGGGAAAAACTAACTGGAACCATACTGTGTGTTTAGAAAACCAACTAAAAGCTGGGAGAAAACACCAGTTAGTTCTTTATTCAGcaataactgaatatttatttgttgtaaatgttattttctgttgagtATTTATTAACCAATCAATATAAACATAATCGCAATACAACACTTTgtcctttttgaattctgcaagtgttaaaaaaataaactactaGAAACTCGtctaaaactaaacaatgtttaactaataactaataaaaaaaagttaaaatttaaataactaataaaaactgagcaatgtttaaataattgataactaaacaataacaaaactaaatatttaattaataatagctaataataatgtttaactaataaaaactagcaaacagtcttaaaaactaattaaagctAACTGTATAATAGGAAAAggtcacaacaaaataaaactaataaactaTTACATCCAGGTGCTGGTCACTGTGGATCAAactaaagtcacattttttgtaTCAGTGGACGAACCTGCTGGTGATTCTTCTCGTTCGCTGTTCTTGCTGCCTGCAGCTGAGCCTCATGTGACTCTGTGCTGCCGCCCTGATTCCCTCTAAGCCGTTTGGTGGTGCAGTGACTCGGCGCCGGTTTGTAGGTCAGCGATGGAAGATTATCCCCACCGTTCTGTGGCAGCTGCACATCACATGACGGATCATTTAAAACGTTTTCTGGTTGATTTCTATAAAAGGTTCCTGGAAGAATTTGACTTAGTTTTCagttccagaaaaaaaagttttaggaAAAATGTTTGTCCTTCCGTATCGTGTTCTCAGTTTTGTCCTAAAATGTTCCATATCTCCATTCATTGTCGGCTTGTTTACTTGCTTTCTTCCAGCTTCGGTCTCTTTCTTTAAAGCCTGAGCTCTTTAAAATTCCTCTAATTGCACTGAATAACTGCTGGGATCTGATATTGAGGAGCATATTTGTCATGATGTAGTTGGATTTACTCTGCGCTGCAGGCAGAGCTTCTGTCTGATGTTATGGCTGggcttttatcatttatcagCAAAACCTTCATATCAGGAtaagattttgattttgtttactcaataaatttcagttaattactttaaataaataaaaaataagcaaataatatcaaattttatttttatttatggtaTCTGGTACAAAAAACTAGATTAGAATGGGATCGaatcaaaaaaaagtttgaagttGGATCTGAAATCTTCAGTTTGTTCcatgagagcatcaataaattaaaaaaatgtctttaaaaatttGATTAAGTGCAGTTTTAAgtacgctgcaaaaacacaaaatcttaccaagtatttttgtctaattccTAGTACAAATATTAGTTTACTTAAAGTAAGacgaaataaattaaaaagcaacttttcagccaCATCTTTGATTGCTTAATTATACAACCTGCTattaacttaattaaaaattgtGATTGAGTTCCAccatgagtaaaaatatgtcatttttaccttaaaaatttaatgtttgtcCATAAATTACCTTTAGCTTAATTTTCCCAGGTTTAAATGTGACCTTTTATGCTTCCTAGAACAGCTTAGGATCAATTTATGGTcgattcaaaacatgttttacatttttagcacaAAATTATGATTGGATAATGAGATTCTACTCTGCCCAGTTCTAGATGTTTCCAGGTGTTtttttagggcctctgtcactttaaatccaaataatctgaccaaacatgctgaagctctgctttggttgctaggtaacgggcggaattccgctggtgttgctaggtaacggtgcagcgCCTGCTGATTGGTTACATTCCAGAGGTTTTTCAACCCAttctacaaaacatttaaacttattGTCCGAAATTGatacttgtgttgtttttagtagagacataaaaaaacctgaaaaatgtggatttttcccctttttgatCCTTTTAAAGTTCCTCTAATCCGTGATAAGTGACCGACCGGAGCGATCTGATCTTCTCCCTCCAGACTCCAACCCGCTGACCCCTGAACTTCTCTCCCCCGACGACACCAGCATGGCGTTCTCCATGGCGCCGTTCGAGGCCGCCTCCTTCCAGCCGGCGGCCGCCACTCCCGCTTCCTTCGTCATCAGCGACGTCACcgaggaggacgaagaggaggacgaCGACGAAGAGCCGGTGGAGGAAGACGAGAAGGACGTGGTCTCCGTCGTGTCGGAGCTGCTGCCCGACCCGCTGCCGCCGGTTTCCATGACGGCGTCGGCGACCTTCGACCTGGACCGGCCCAGCATGGAGTTCAGGGAGGCGGAGGAAGACACGGTGTCGCTGTCCAAGTCGACGAGCTTCGCCGACGTCATGGACATCCTGAAGGACATGAACAAGATGAAGATGAGCAAAGACAGGTGAGGAGCGCGCAGAGCTCacctgcagcttcctgcagaaTAGAACCAGATCCGATACAGGCGAAATAACACCagaataaaactgtaatattacaaaataatgagCAGGAAGTTGTCGCTTTATCAGATCTCCAACATGAACATTTACTGAATTCATTATGAAACCTTTTCttctcattaaaacacattttttctcataattttaagacGTTCTCCTGGTAAAAGTGTCTTTTTTCTGATATTTCGACTGTTTTCTCATAATTAAACCCAAATTCTGTTTGCAGGGCTCTAATGCTCCGTCGTACAGCAAACGGAAGGAGAGACTAAAATATtagtttcagaaaatattttctgtcatttctaatttctttctttaaaaaaaaaagagaaaaaaaatttattaaaatcaaacctggatggaaaaacattgattaaaaTTTAATCTGGTACAAGAAAAATCAATCTGATTTTTATGATAAACTGATCTAAAATCGGATTAGGTATCAAAGATAAAATTGATTGAAACCATAATTGGGATGAAAAgaatttaatcaaatctgatacaaaaaattttttattctatcaattttttttgtacaagatCAGATTTAAATCTGGAATGAAAGGAAATTGATTGCAGTTGTATCTAgtatgaaaattttttttatcagatctggtacaaaaaataaaaatcgatCCAAATCGTATCTTGTACGGGgaaaaaatgtgatcaaaattGGAAGgtgtatgaaaaaaaacttacaataAGATCTGGTACAGAGGTGGATTGAAATGAGTCTGGCATGAATAAGATCTGTTTCATGTTTCTGCGCCGCTGACGATGCTCTGACGATGCGTTTACGATGCGTTGACAATGCTCTGATGATGCGTTTACGATGCTCTGACGATGCGTTGATGATGCGCTGACGATGCGTTGACGATGCTCTGATGATGCGTTGACGATGCGCTGTCTCACAGGTACAGCCGCGGTTGCACGTCGCTCAGGGAGGAAGACTCCGCCACGCTGATTTCTGAAGCCCTGAGGAAAAAGTTTGTCCTGAAGGAAGAggattctgctgctgctgtgaaacGGAAGTAGCCGCTTCCTGCTGCGCCACGTAAGTCAGCAGAGAGCTGAATTTTTTAGgcttttcaatttttattgttAACTTTAGGCTTTAGTTTGTTCCACGGATCAGCAGCCGTTCTGATCCCAGAACAACAGACGGAGAAGAGATTAGAATCGAGGTTCTTTTCTGGCTTTGTCTAAACttgttttacaaacttttattattgtttattggaTCTAAATGAGGCAACTTGGCTGCTGATTTCCACCAGaaaagatgcaatttttttatttttctttgccttttgcaTCGTTGGGAAAAACATCTCTTGTGtcaaagtgaagaaaataattctttgtttccagaaacattttcatctcttTAAATTAGAATACGATTGAAACGTAGATTTATTTCGGCTCTAAAAAGTGGAACATGTATAGATTGATGAAGTTTGGTGACTATAGCTTGAAATATTACAtcatctgttgttgtttttacgcAGTAATTAATCAAAGTAACTGTAATACTTCATCCTCTCACGGATATGTataagttggatttttttttttccttccactcaactttcctcTGGCATGTTAATACAGCACCTGTTTTCTTTAGCATTTAGCTTTAGTAGCTTGTTTAATGGATTTCTGATAAGAGactaaaagattaaaatcttttattgctctgatgtaataaacaaacaggaataaatcttaaaatataCAACTTTGAAGGatgaatcaaatatttttttatttatttggcagGAGCAGTAGACGTTAGCAGACACGTTAGCGTGTCTAAATGCACTAGAATTAGCCAAAGGGCTGTTTTTTTCATCTGctctgctaaaaacaaacaatagttaaacaaaataacattaaaatgaccaaactacacacattttctgaacagtaaatacaaaataaaggaaagtaCAACAcaattattaatataaaatataagaaataattcaaactaaaccgtttcactttttaaaactgataaatGTGCGATTGTATTCTAATTTATGGAGctgaatttgttgttttgactgttagaaaaccaaacaaaacctgACCTGAGTGTTTTTATTAGTGGTGAAGTTAGTAGTTTATGCTTTAACTCAACGGTAAACAAGCTTATCTACctaataaaatgtgtgtttacatCATTCTGAGCcctttttgaacaaaattagTTCAGTTTATTCCCATGTTGGTTGAGATTCTCCTGAATCTGTCCGAGATTTACTCATTTCTCTGTCTTTATTGGTCAtttggatgttttaaagaagggaactctgttttttttcttcttcttcttggcaCTACAGcgctcattttttgtttttaatcctaAATGAGGTGAAATGTGTCGTAAACGTCCCGCAGCATGCTTGGCTAAAGGAAACCCTGCTGGGTTTGTTTGGAGCTTTTCTGCCATAGAATGAGTGTGTAACTCTTGTACctcatcaaaatgtgtttattctgtttttgttgtttttaattgttttgttttttcatgcaagtaactgtaaataaaggttgtgtgactgtttttaaaattattgcgTCTTTCTCTGATTACTGTGTAGTAACGGAGTGTAACCACATGGGGGCACtgcaaccaaaagaaaaaatgttgaatattcaaaattaaagtgtttttattttttaatattgggtttgaaaatagacaaaaaatgatgtaaagacataaaaacaccctgattaaatatttactgttttgaTCAGTATctgatcaaaagttttttttattgttatttttcaattttccttgagtaaaaaatatcttGAAGTTGTGCTATTcttacttgagaaaaaaaaaaaaattgggttacTCAACTCTAATCCAAAACtcaaataattgcatttttaaaacatatccTGGAGTAAAAAAGATtcctgaaattaatttaaaacatttttacttaataaataaagaatatattaaattgaatttgtttactgtcttgtttttaagtttcatacagacagtttttaataaactgaCCTGAGCTGAATTGAACTAACATCAGAGTACccaaaattttactcaagtaaaagtagcacaacttcaagaaattaaatcaaataagaataaaaagtattttgtaaaaagtttattcaagtactgagtaactgatcagattagtgatcatttaatatttaaaattacgtCATCAGACGGACCAACATGTAAAGTTAAGCAGAtagtttggtattttaagagcatatatgtttttggttaaaacgtttgtttttcattcagtgggtagaaaatccagaaattttactcgagtaagagaagaaatacttcataataaaattactcaaagtaaaagtaaaaagtgcagcatagtaaaaataccCAACAATAACATTAAAGAACATTAACTTTAGAACCAAGATATTGTTAGTAAAAAGCTTAAAGATGTCTCTTCCCGCTGGTTTTCCTGTGTAATTTGATTTCTCTTTGTCTAAATTTCCAGGATCAGCGCTGGCCcacattattttccatttcctgtTCTTTCCCCGGATGATCCAGCTCCTCTGTGGTTCTCAGCCTACTTTCTGAGTCCTTGTCCTACTTTGTCCCTCGTCACCTCCGCCGTGGAGGTGAAGAAGAATAGATCCATCTGCCAATTTTAGATGCAGCCATATTTCTTTGGAGGGCTCCGTTAATGGGACTTTGTGTCAAAATGAGGCTCTGGTGAACGGATAAGTTCACATTGATGGCGaactaaagaaaacagattaataCATTATTAAAGCGAACTGTAACTAAATCTGCAGAGTTCCTTGTGACTTTactcaaaataaagtttagGAAGGAAATCGTTGATGCAAAGCAGTATGGTTGCTACGTAAGTCGCtaagttgaaaaataaaagacgaAAAGAATGAAATGTGTCATACCGAGATGTTCACATGCAGCTCGGCTGAATGAAGGGCTGTTTATGTAAAACTTAAGGAGTTTTTTGAGAgtttatatttctaaacatAATCGCAAAACGTGAATTTTTCATCCGACATCGGACTCCGGTCGACCATTTCCCTTTTCCGTTCTGGAACGGCTCCGCCATCTTTAATCCCTCATCGCTGACTCCACTTAAAGATGAcgagcggcgccctctgctgggtgaCGGCCAAACTACACCACTATTGGCTACTAACCACACATAAGGAGCAGTTAGAAAGAAGGGGTAATGTACAACGGTGTATATTaggaaaaactgcattaaaattcCTAAAttaaacaaggaaatttctgtttgaaaagtcaaaagtttgtgagacaaaaaagagaaattttaagattgatctcagaaattatctagaaaaaaaatcgaaaatgtttgagtttgaaaacGTAAAAATTTGGAAATCATTttcagaaagtagaaaaaaatatatttttgagttttaaaatttgcaagaaaaaaattaatttttttaaagcttgaaCAGtcaaaattttcaatttataaaactcagaaaatttccaaaagtgaaaaaaaagaacattttgggattttctttctgtacattttttacatacattttttgtctataaaattataaaacattaatttctatAGAAAAgaatcaaagttgtttttttttgtttttttatagaaactttctgagattaatcagtttttttgggATGGATATTTACTCTTTTTATATATCTACAATGGCCAGCCGCCCATTGAAGACCCTTTACTCCTCCAAAGTTACCATGGTTACGTTAGTGTATTTTCTGCTAGCGCTAGCATCATTGTGTTAGCTGCTCAAATGGCTTCTTTGTTCAGCCTGAGGGCCATCTTCTTCAGCGTATCGTAGCAACAACAAGTTGAAAACACAGTGGATGAAAAAGGTCCGGGGGGAAAAACAAGAGCCTCTCGGCCGCCCACTCTTCCCCGAGTGTTACCCACGCGGCCCGCGGACCACCCCCGCGTCATCAAGACACAAAACTCCTCTGACTCACAATGGCGACAGCTCCACAAGGACTCGGATCAATCCAAATCACTCCGCTGCTTCTATTTTTGGTCATCTGCGTCTCATTAAGTGGGGTTGCCATTTAAAGATGAGTGCTGAGTAAATCGTGTCCATGAGTAAATTTTCTCTGATGCTAATTAGCAGGGCTAATTGGAGTGCGGCTGTCAGCTTCTAATGGGTGACAACTTGTATTTAGAGCTGATTGTGAAATTCAAAAGATGCGGCATCTGTGTTTTAATTGCTAAAGATCTCTGGtttaaaatagtaaattttTATAGTGCCTCCTATAGtaggaagaaaaattaaaatgtacccttgtactttaaaaaacaacctaagaagcaattcacatttatttttttagttgtgaCGTATCCAACAAATTTGTGAGTGATCCTGAATCTCACAtttttcatgacaaaaaaaactcagatattATTTGCTACTACAATagctgaaaattttaatttatcacaagAAAAGTCGCTAAATTTGTCACTGGACgattaaaaaaagtcattaaatgTAGCAACAAAGTTCACAACCTCATTGGCCACGCCCCTCACGGTCTCGTGGCTCCGCCCACTCTtggcacaaaataaaattcaacatctTTTAGGGGGCGTGGCTATCCTTTCACAGGGTAATTTGTTAcactttcagtggaaaaatagctgtataattaaaaaaattaattaaaatctgaattttacaTCTGTATTGATTTGATTCTATATCAGGTTTGTTTGACTCAACTTGGCACTTCTAAAGGTCCAACTTAATCTCAGTCATGCTGCATTTTGAGTGCCtgtaaaatcaagttttaaGTCTTGCTGCCTATTGTATTtagtttgactaggccagtccAACATGTTTTGATCTGAACCATCCCATAGAGAGGTCTGCAAACTTTgtaaccaaaacattttcacctcagtccatctaaataaaaagactgtatattttttgacaaatatcTACTGATATAAagtaaaacacataattttatttctatttttttaggTTTCAAACCAAAAAGAGGCAACATTTATGATGATTTGTGTATAAAATTCACCTAAAGGCGATCTATTTATACCTAATGTCTGGAAGTCAAACTTCTTGTCTGGGCACACAATGTTAGCCTATAAAGTTGATTCTGATTTGgataaaacacataatttcCAACATAATGACAAAACCAACCTAAAATATTACTGGTCGTTCTGGAGTCATTCTTTGGTGAAATTATTCTatcaaaataatctgaaaaatttcCAAAAACCTGCATT
Proteins encoded in this window:
- the mtfr1l gene encoding mitochondrial fission regulator 1-like, whose translation is METETEMIPIWQNKPHGAARSVVRRIGSTLPLKPPQRACFQELPGLPSLRPLDGPSVPTLADIAWIVADEEETYARVRSDSRPLKHEWRPTPLLVLHRNSSVPNFRREGKRMEGLRKPGVTALNRTTALQEELSRLRAQIAKIVASDSDSNPLTPELLSPDDTSMAFSMAPFEAASFQPAAATPASFVISDVTEEDEEEDDDEEPVEEDEKDVVSVVSELLPDPLPPVSMTASATFDLDRPSMEFREAEEDTVSLSKSTSFADVMDILKDMNKMKMSKDRYSRGCTSLREEDSATLISEALRKKFVLKEEDSAAAVKRK